One Caulobacter segnis genomic window carries:
- a CDS encoding glycerophosphotransferase, giving the protein MAAAKRVCFLYIAQHHQVWHSLSVAVAMARRWPAIKVEIAATTPELIDYVAGLIAELGGAPIELVLLPPAWLRRLGGGGAPPKAAMLIANALRLARYDAVITPERTTALLRRIGVRHPLLVYTQHGAGDREGPFEPRLKLFDLVMAAGRKQRDRMLQEGWVTEDTCAMVGYPKFDLVDELPPRAFPRFERPGPVVLYNPHFHAELGSWPKWGKQVLEFFAANDRYNLIFAPHIRLFETASMEERAAFKVFAENPRIHVDLGGPAAADMTYTKAADLYLGDVSSQVYEFLRTPKPCLFLNASGARWCGDPSFHHWLYGPVLESIEGLGEGLDNAFATHGDYRETQSWAIAETFDVSNTPASVRAARAIVDKLERAA; this is encoded by the coding sequence GTGGCCGCCGCCAAACGCGTCTGCTTCCTCTACATCGCGCAACACCATCAGGTTTGGCACAGCCTGTCGGTGGCCGTCGCCATGGCTCGGCGCTGGCCGGCCATCAAGGTCGAGATCGCCGCGACCACGCCCGAGCTGATCGACTATGTCGCCGGCCTGATCGCCGAGCTGGGCGGCGCGCCGATCGAGCTGGTCCTGCTGCCGCCAGCCTGGCTGCGCCGCCTGGGCGGCGGCGGCGCTCCGCCAAAGGCGGCGATGCTGATCGCCAACGCCCTGCGCCTGGCGCGCTACGACGCGGTGATCACGCCCGAACGCACCACCGCCCTGCTGCGCCGCATCGGCGTGCGCCATCCGCTGCTGGTCTACACCCAGCACGGCGCCGGCGACCGCGAGGGTCCGTTCGAGCCGCGCCTGAAGCTGTTCGACCTGGTCATGGCCGCCGGCCGCAAGCAGCGCGACCGGATGCTGCAGGAGGGCTGGGTCACCGAAGACACCTGCGCCATGGTCGGCTATCCCAAGTTCGACCTGGTCGACGAGCTGCCGCCCCGGGCCTTCCCGCGCTTCGAGCGCCCGGGCCCGGTGGTGCTGTACAATCCCCATTTCCACGCCGAGCTCGGCTCCTGGCCCAAATGGGGCAAGCAGGTGCTGGAGTTCTTCGCGGCCAACGACCGCTACAACCTGATCTTCGCCCCGCACATCCGCCTGTTCGAGACGGCATCCATGGAGGAGCGCGCGGCCTTCAAGGTGTTCGCCGAGAACCCGCGCATCCACGTCGACCTGGGCGGGCCGGCGGCGGCGGACATGACCTACACCAAGGCGGCCGACCTCTATCTTGGCGACGTCTCCAGCCAGGTCTACGAGTTCCTGCGCACGCCCAAGCCGTGCCTCTTCCTCAACGCCAGCGGCGCCCGCTGGTGCGGCGATCCCAGCTTCCATCACTGGCTGTACGGCCCCGTGCTGGAGAGCATCGAGGGCCTGGGCGAGGGGTTGGACAACGCCTTCGCCACCCACGGCGACTATCGCGAGACCCAGTCCTGGGCCATCGCCGAGACCTTCGACGTCAGCAACACCCCTGCCTCGGTGCGCGCGGCCCGCGCCATCGTCGACAAGCTGGAACGCGCGGCATGA
- a CDS encoding lipopolysaccharide biosynthesis protein has protein sequence MSDAALPDPASPEAKPASPLKKVLGNAGQLLSGRVVNAVVGLAYIALTYRSLGKEAAGVLVLINAFAQFLGEAAHFQSWQTLITYGAAPLLDNDKRRFQQVLRLSMLLDLISGVLGVILGVLGAWFFWQELRWPEGTHGYGALYALSIGVMTSATGVGLLRLFDRFRFLAAEQAISSFVRMIGCAICAFTHAPLPYFLLAWAAGTFASFAYIAAIAFWDLKRRGLLRGFSLVGPTSQDLPGVWRFALATNFSGTLDVGFTHVLTMIVGAMLGPAQAASWRIGKQVADGMAKPARLMVPALYPELAKMRASGSQQAMNKLAVQIALIGGAAAGVLLLVSLLAGYWILEKVVGPGYGAAAGVMNWQVAAAAIGVMTLPLEPMLVSMRAAGSALTVRLVVVIAYLAALGPLIHAFGLTGAGAALVAAALGMGIGMYFMARRRLARLATEEGSARTTKDDEGPTYDHAHGV, from the coding sequence ATGAGCGACGCCGCGCTCCCCGATCCGGCCTCGCCGGAAGCCAAGCCCGCCTCGCCGCTCAAGAAGGTGCTGGGCAACGCCGGCCAGCTGCTCAGCGGCCGGGTGGTCAACGCGGTCGTCGGCCTGGCCTATATCGCCCTCACCTACCGCAGCCTGGGCAAGGAAGCCGCCGGCGTGCTGGTGCTGATCAACGCCTTCGCCCAGTTCCTGGGCGAGGCCGCGCACTTCCAGTCGTGGCAGACCCTGATCACCTACGGCGCCGCGCCGCTGCTGGACAACGACAAGCGCCGGTTCCAGCAGGTTTTGCGCCTGTCGATGCTGCTGGACCTGATCAGCGGCGTTCTGGGCGTGATCCTGGGCGTGCTGGGGGCCTGGTTCTTCTGGCAGGAACTGCGCTGGCCCGAGGGCACGCACGGCTATGGGGCGCTCTACGCCCTGTCGATCGGCGTGATGACCTCGGCCACCGGCGTGGGCCTGCTGCGCCTGTTCGACCGCTTCCGCTTCCTGGCCGCCGAACAGGCGATCAGCTCGTTCGTGCGGATGATCGGCTGCGCGATCTGCGCCTTCACGCACGCGCCCCTGCCCTATTTCCTGCTGGCTTGGGCGGCGGGAACCTTCGCCTCGTTCGCCTATATCGCCGCGATCGCCTTCTGGGATCTCAAGCGGCGCGGCCTCCTGCGGGGCTTCAGCCTGGTCGGCCCGACCAGCCAGGACCTGCCGGGCGTCTGGCGCTTCGCCCTGGCCACCAACTTCTCCGGCACCCTGGACGTCGGCTTCACCCACGTCTTGACCATGATCGTCGGCGCGATGCTGGGCCCGGCCCAGGCCGCCTCGTGGCGGATCGGCAAGCAGGTGGCCGACGGCATGGCCAAGCCCGCGCGGCTGATGGTGCCGGCCCTCTATCCCGAACTGGCCAAGATGCGCGCCTCCGGCAGTCAGCAAGCGATGAACAAGCTGGCCGTCCAGATCGCCCTGATCGGCGGCGCCGCAGCGGGCGTTCTGCTGCTGGTCAGCCTGCTGGCCGGCTATTGGATCCTGGAAAAGGTCGTCGGTCCGGGCTATGGCGCGGCCGCCGGGGTGATGAACTGGCAGGTCGCCGCCGCCGCCATCGGGGTGATGACCCTGCCGCTCGAACCCATGCTCGTGTCGATGCGCGCGGCGGGATCGGCCTTGACCGTGCGCCTCGTCGTGGTCATCGCCTATCTCGCGGCCCTGGGACCGCTGATCCACGCCTTCGGCCTGACCGGCGCGGGCGCCGCGCTGGTCGCGGCCGCTTTGGGGATGGGGATCGGCATGTATTTCATGGCGCGCCGCAGGCTCGCCCGACTCGCGACGGAAGAAGGCTCCGCGCGTACGACCAAAGACGATGAAGGCCCAACTTATGATCACGCCCACGGCGTCTGA
- a CDS encoding fatty acyl-AMP ligase produces MKAQLMITPTASDRTVRFADFPTLTQALDFAATGETGINLYSLRGELVEAMPYAKLREDAVVLARRLLATGAKVGDSVALLAETDGDFVRAFFACQYAGLLPAPLALPTPLGGRAAYIEQIKNLTASAQAKILIGPVGLKDWVAEIGEAANLDFAGVLADLPEDGGAQLPTITPESPCYLQFSSGSTRTPTGVLVLHKALMANCVAITRDGLQVKPQDRAISWLPLYHDMGLIGFLLSPLACQMSVDLLPTGAFVRRPLLWIDLISRNKATIAYSPTFGYELCARRVQGQPLENYDLSHWRSAGLGGDMIRMPPLKAFVEAFGPAGFSDKAFVASYGMAEATLALSMAPLGKGLRAETLDVERLERDAQAVDAPEGSERARDFARCGPALPDHFLEVRGEEGQVLPERGVGRIFAKGPSVMSGYFANPEETARVLSADGWLDTGDIGFVIEGEIVITGRAKDLIILNGRNIWPQDLEWTADHEIEGLRSGDVCAFAIPAEPEDQIVVLVQARGGDADSRAALSESVATLLRTRHGVEAKVKLVGAHALPQTSSGKLSRSKAKIAYLAGAYGD; encoded by the coding sequence ATGAAGGCCCAACTTATGATCACGCCCACGGCGTCTGACCGCACCGTTCGGTTCGCCGACTTTCCGACCCTGACCCAGGCCCTCGATTTCGCCGCCACCGGCGAGACGGGGATCAACCTCTATTCGCTGCGCGGCGAGCTGGTCGAGGCCATGCCCTACGCCAAGCTGCGCGAGGACGCCGTGGTCCTGGCCCGCCGCCTGCTGGCCACAGGGGCCAAGGTCGGTGACAGCGTGGCCCTGCTGGCCGAGACCGACGGCGACTTCGTCCGCGCCTTCTTCGCCTGCCAATACGCCGGCCTGCTGCCCGCGCCGCTGGCCCTGCCGACCCCGCTGGGCGGTCGCGCGGCCTATATCGAGCAGATCAAGAACCTCACCGCCTCGGCCCAGGCCAAGATCCTGATCGGTCCGGTGGGCCTGAAGGACTGGGTCGCCGAGATCGGCGAAGCCGCGAACCTGGACTTCGCCGGCGTCTTGGCCGACCTGCCGGAAGACGGCGGCGCGCAGTTGCCGACGATCACCCCGGAAAGCCCGTGCTACCTGCAGTTCTCGTCGGGCAGCACCCGCACCCCGACGGGCGTCCTCGTCCTGCACAAGGCACTTATGGCCAACTGCGTGGCCATCACCCGCGATGGCCTGCAGGTGAAGCCGCAAGACCGCGCCATCTCGTGGCTGCCGCTCTATCATGACATGGGCCTGATCGGCTTCCTGCTGAGCCCGCTGGCCTGCCAGATGTCGGTCGACCTGCTGCCCACCGGCGCCTTCGTGCGTCGCCCGCTGCTGTGGATCGACCTGATCTCGCGCAACAAGGCCACCATCGCCTACAGCCCGACCTTCGGCTACGAGCTGTGCGCCCGCCGGGTGCAGGGCCAACCGCTCGAAAACTACGATCTCTCGCACTGGCGCAGCGCCGGCCTGGGCGGCGACATGATCCGCATGCCGCCGCTGAAGGCTTTCGTCGAGGCGTTCGGCCCGGCCGGCTTCTCGGACAAGGCGTTCGTGGCCAGCTACGGCATGGCCGAGGCGACCCTGGCCCTGTCGATGGCCCCGCTGGGCAAGGGCCTACGCGCCGAGACCCTGGACGTCGAACGCCTGGAGCGCGACGCCCAGGCCGTCGACGCGCCGGAAGGCTCGGAACGCGCCCGCGACTTCGCCCGCTGCGGCCCCGCCCTGCCCGACCATTTCCTGGAAGTGCGCGGCGAGGAGGGTCAGGTCCTGCCCGAGCGCGGCGTCGGCCGCATCTTCGCCAAGGGCCCCTCGGTGATGAGCGGCTATTTCGCCAATCCGGAGGAGACCGCCCGCGTACTATCGGCCGACGGCTGGCTGGACACCGGCGACATCGGCTTCGTCATCGAGGGCGAGATCGTCATCACCGGCCGCGCCAAGGACCTGATCATCCTCAACGGCCGCAACATCTGGCCGCAAGACCTTGAATGGACGGCGGATCACGAGATCGAGGGCCTGCGCAGCGGCGACGTCTGCGCCTTCGCGATCCCCGCCGAGCCGGAGGACCAGATCGTCGTGCTGGTCCAGGCCCGCGGCGGCGACGCCGACAGCCGCGCCGCCCTCTCGGAATCGGTCGCCACCCTGTTGCGCACCCGCCACGGGGTCGAGGCCAAGGTGAAGCTGGTCGGCGCCCACGCCCTGCCCCAGACCTCGTCGGGCAAGCTGAGCCGCTCGAAGGCCAAGATCGCCTATCTGGCCGGGGCCTACGGTGACTAA
- the cerR gene encoding ceramide reductase: protein MTKPIVAVTGATGFLGRHLVQALARDGWTPRVLVRRDPVHPLWRDIEIEVVAGDLRTPGALDRLCQGAEVVIHVAGLIKAASLEGFNVVNRDGARAAALAAKASGARFILVSSLAAREPGLSHYAASKRAGEDAVREAYPDALIARPPAIYGPGDTETLALFELAAKSPILPVLSPDARVAMIHVHDAAAQLANFCKNFVSGVFELSDVRRDGYTWTEIMSAAGAVMGAKPRLVRLPDGALTLAGTLADAWSLASRTPLVFGSGKARELLHANWSLSSAPMSEGVPSVFGLVDGFAHTVDWYRTEGWLPKNIGA, encoded by the coding sequence GTGACTAAACCGATCGTCGCGGTCACCGGCGCCACGGGCTTCCTGGGCCGTCACCTGGTCCAGGCCCTGGCCCGGGACGGCTGGACGCCCCGCGTCCTGGTCCGCCGCGACCCCGTCCACCCGCTCTGGCGCGACATCGAGATCGAGGTGGTCGCGGGCGATTTGAGGACCCCGGGCGCGCTGGACCGCCTCTGCCAGGGCGCCGAGGTCGTCATCCACGTGGCCGGCCTGATCAAGGCCGCCTCGCTGGAGGGCTTCAACGTCGTCAACCGCGACGGCGCCCGCGCCGCCGCCCTGGCCGCCAAGGCCTCGGGGGCCCGTTTCATCCTGGTGTCCAGCCTCGCCGCGCGCGAACCGGGGCTCTCGCACTACGCCGCCAGCAAGCGCGCCGGCGAGGACGCGGTCCGCGAGGCCTATCCCGACGCGCTGATCGCGCGGCCGCCGGCCATCTACGGCCCCGGCGACACCGAGACCCTGGCGTTGTTCGAACTGGCGGCGAAAAGCCCGATTCTTCCGGTGCTGTCCCCGGACGCGCGGGTCGCCATGATCCACGTCCACGACGCGGCGGCCCAGCTTGCGAATTTCTGCAAAAATTTCGTTTCGGGTGTTTTCGAGCTCTCGGATGTGCGGCGCGACGGTTACACCTGGACGGAAATCATGAGCGCGGCGGGGGCGGTAATGGGCGCAAAGCCGCGCCTGGTAAGGCTTCCCGATGGAGCCCTGACTCTGGCCGGAACCCTAGCGGATGCTTGGTCTTTGGCCTCGCGGACCCCTCTGGTGTTCGGTTCCGGCAAGGCCAGGGAGTTGCTTCACGCGAATTGGTCACTATCTAGCGCTCCGATGTCGGAGGGAGTACCCAGCGTGTTCGGCCTGGTCGATGGGTTCGCTCATACCGTCGATTGGTATCGGACAGAGGGTTGGTTGCCCAAAAATATCGGCGCCTAG
- a CDS encoding acyl carrier protein — translation MDTVTDLSLREIGVAASKVLGRPVEVRSESHIGRDLAVDSLALMNIIMELEDTFDISIPLDRLASVETAGDLSKLINDLRTRA, via the coding sequence ATGGATACGGTGACGGATCTCAGCTTGCGCGAGATCGGGGTGGCTGCGAGCAAGGTTCTGGGACGGCCTGTAGAGGTGCGTTCCGAGTCGCATATCGGCCGTGACCTCGCCGTGGACTCCCTTGCCCTCATGAACATCATCATGGAGCTCGAAGACACCTTCGACATCTCCATACCTCTCGATCGCCTCGCTTCCGTCGAAACCGCGGGCGACCTTTCCAAACTGATCAACGATCTCCGGACTAGGGCTTAA
- the spt gene encoding serine palmitoyltransferase, with product MGLFDKHLAYRDAYKAIQDAGADPFKVRFDAVTSPTEGVVEGRPTILLGTNNYLGLTFDEEAIAASVKAVQERGTGTTGSRIANGSFEAHVELEQELAKFYGRKHAMVFTTGYQANLGVLSTLVGRGDHLILDADSHASIYDGSRLGHAEVIRFRHNDPEDLAKRLRRLGDAPGERLIVVEGVYSMIGDVAPLKEIAAVKRELGGYLLVDEAHSMGVLGATGRGLAEAAGVEDDVDFIVGTFSKSLGAIGGFCVSNLDDFDVMRVVCRPYMFTASLPPAVVASTITALRRMIEQPQLRDRLNRNAKRLYDGLTAMGFHTGPTASPVVATTIPDQERAIAMWNGLLQAGVYLNLALPPATPDSRPLLRASVSAAHTDEQIDAVLGAFAEIGAALGVIEPLKRARA from the coding sequence ATGGGGCTGTTTGATAAGCACCTGGCCTATCGCGATGCGTACAAGGCCATCCAGGACGCCGGCGCCGACCCGTTCAAGGTTCGCTTCGACGCCGTGACCTCGCCGACCGAAGGCGTCGTCGAGGGTCGCCCGACCATCCTGCTGGGCACCAACAACTATCTGGGCCTGACCTTTGACGAAGAGGCCATCGCCGCTTCGGTCAAAGCTGTGCAGGAACGCGGCACCGGCACGACCGGTTCCCGCATCGCCAACGGTTCGTTCGAGGCGCACGTCGAGCTCGAGCAGGAACTGGCCAAGTTCTACGGCCGCAAGCACGCCATGGTCTTCACGACCGGCTACCAGGCCAATCTGGGCGTGCTGTCGACCCTGGTCGGCCGCGGCGACCACCTGATCCTCGACGCCGATAGCCACGCCTCGATCTACGACGGCTCGCGCCTCGGCCACGCCGAGGTCATCCGCTTCCGCCACAACGACCCCGAAGACCTGGCCAAGCGCCTGCGCCGCCTGGGCGACGCGCCCGGCGAGCGCCTGATCGTCGTCGAGGGCGTCTATTCGATGATCGGCGACGTCGCGCCGCTGAAGGAAATCGCCGCCGTGAAGCGCGAGCTGGGCGGCTACCTGCTGGTCGACGAAGCCCACTCGATGGGCGTGCTGGGCGCCACGGGCCGCGGCCTGGCCGAAGCGGCCGGCGTTGAAGACGACGTCGACTTCATCGTCGGCACCTTCTCCAAGAGCCTGGGCGCCATCGGCGGCTTCTGCGTCTCGAACCTGGACGATTTCGACGTCATGCGCGTCGTCTGCCGCCCGTACATGTTCACCGCCTCGCTGCCGCCGGCCGTGGTCGCCTCGACCATCACCGCCCTGCGTCGCATGATCGAGCAGCCGCAGCTGCGCGACCGCCTGAACCGCAACGCCAAGCGCCTGTATGACGGCCTGACCGCCATGGGCTTCCACACCGGCCCGACGGCCAGCCCGGTGGTCGCCACGACCATCCCGGACCAGGAGCGCGCCATCGCCATGTGGAACGGCCTGCTGCAGGCCGGCGTCTACCTGAACCTGGCCCTGCCGCCCGCCACGCCGGACAGCCGTCCGCTGCTGCGCGCCAGCGTCAGCGCCGCCCACACCGACGAGCAGATCGACGCCGTCCTGGGCGCCTTCGCCGAAATTGGCGCGGCCCTGGGCGTCATCGAGCCCCTCAAGCGCGCCCGCGCCTGA
- a CDS encoding diacylglycerol/lipid kinase family protein, with translation MLHRARHPDPAGPGRAQGLHPILAVEMTRIGVVRNPKSHGNRANPPGPPPEGVRLVEPFGRDALRTELEGFARDGLDLLIIDGGDGTVRDVISLLPHTFGEQLPLLAVLPSGKTNVLAIDLGTPSDWRLEEALLAARRTEPRVKSRPPLRVSWVDGHRPCLQGFFFGVGAFVKATNLSQKVHKVGFFHNLAVGVTIATATFGALFGGARDEWREGVPAKLVFDGETQPGEERFAIVATALKRLPFGLKPFGPPREGLKILDVDAPPRRLLKALPLVLSGKAEPQLEGLGYRRRDPHLVSLGGGAPFVLDGEVFEGGELTIALGPALRFLVG, from the coding sequence GTGCTTCATCGTGCACGCCATCCAGATCCTGCAGGGCCTGGCCGCGCCCAAGGGCTCCATCCAATCCTGGCTGTCGAAATGACGCGCATCGGGGTCGTCCGCAATCCGAAGAGCCATGGCAACCGGGCCAACCCGCCCGGTCCGCCGCCCGAGGGCGTGCGCCTGGTCGAGCCCTTCGGACGCGACGCCCTCAGGACCGAGCTGGAGGGGTTCGCCCGGGACGGCCTGGATCTGCTGATCATCGACGGCGGCGACGGCACCGTGCGTGACGTCATCAGCCTGCTGCCCCACACCTTCGGCGAGCAGCTGCCGTTGCTGGCCGTGCTGCCGTCGGGCAAGACCAACGTACTGGCCATCGACCTGGGCACGCCCAGCGACTGGCGGCTGGAGGAGGCCCTGCTGGCCGCCCGGCGGACCGAGCCGCGCGTGAAGTCCCGGCCACCGCTGCGCGTCAGCTGGGTCGACGGCCATCGCCCCTGCCTGCAGGGCTTCTTCTTCGGGGTCGGCGCCTTCGTGAAGGCGACGAACCTGTCCCAGAAGGTCCACAAGGTCGGCTTCTTCCATAATCTCGCGGTGGGCGTGACGATCGCCACCGCCACCTTCGGCGCGCTGTTCGGCGGCGCCCGGGACGAATGGCGCGAGGGCGTGCCGGCCAAGCTGGTCTTCGACGGCGAGACCCAGCCGGGCGAGGAGCGCTTCGCGATCGTCGCCACGGCGCTGAAGCGCCTGCCGTTCGGCCTCAAGCCGTTCGGCCCGCCGCGCGAAGGCCTGAAGATTCTGGACGTCGACGCGCCGCCCCGGCGTCTGCTGAAGGCGCTGCCCCTGGTTCTGAGCGGCAAGGCGGAGCCGCAGCTGGAAGGTCTCGGCTATCGCCGTCGCGACCCTCATCTCGTCAGCCTGGGCGGCGGCGCGCCGTTCGTCCTGGACGGGGAGGTGTTCGAGGGCGGCGAACTGACGATCGCCCTGGGGCCCGCCCTGAGGTTCCTGGTCGGATGA
- a CDS encoding CDP-alcohol phosphatidyltransferase family protein has protein sequence MTSAERLSRIYRRLGLTETPAVDLSNAVVAVDAGWVFDESLIKALAGREGAVLVDDTGRAVAVHAPADIAYAASEALAAGQDPTGLDPRLTRLTSLELGSAYNSALRKREPPVLERLTPETVRAVEKRLFQGSYKGVTDLVTKYVWPTPARIVTRWAAVAKMTPNQVTFLGFLLTLAATWLFWHGQFGWGLVCAWIMTFLDTVDGKLARVTLTSSKWGNVFDHGIDLLHPPFWWWAWFVGVYAVGQSIPHAGLSLAIVIGGYVAQRVEEGIFLSLFKLEMHAWRPFDSFFRLITARRNPNLILMTACVLVGRPDVGFTLVAVWTAVCFIVHAIQILQGLAAPKGSIQSWLSK, from the coding sequence ATGACCTCGGCCGAGCGCCTGTCGCGGATCTATCGGCGTCTGGGCCTGACCGAGACGCCGGCCGTGGACCTGTCGAACGCCGTGGTGGCCGTCGACGCCGGCTGGGTGTTCGACGAGTCGCTGATCAAGGCGCTGGCCGGCCGCGAGGGCGCGGTGCTGGTCGACGACACCGGCCGCGCCGTGGCCGTGCACGCCCCCGCCGATATCGCCTATGCCGCTTCCGAGGCCCTGGCCGCCGGGCAGGACCCGACGGGCCTGGATCCGCGCCTGACCCGCCTGACGTCGCTGGAGTTGGGCTCGGCCTACAACAGCGCCCTGCGCAAGCGCGAGCCGCCGGTTCTGGAGCGCCTGACGCCGGAGACCGTCCGCGCGGTCGAGAAGCGCCTGTTCCAAGGCTCGTACAAGGGCGTCACTGACCTCGTCACCAAGTACGTCTGGCCGACGCCGGCGCGGATCGTCACCCGTTGGGCGGCGGTCGCGAAGATGACGCCGAACCAGGTGACCTTCCTCGGCTTCCTGCTGACCCTGGCGGCCACCTGGCTGTTCTGGCATGGCCAGTTCGGCTGGGGCCTGGTCTGCGCCTGGATCATGACCTTCCTCGACACCGTCGACGGCAAGCTGGCCCGCGTGACCCTGACCTCGTCCAAGTGGGGCAACGTCTTCGACCACGGCATCGACCTGCTGCACCCGCCGTTCTGGTGGTGGGCGTGGTTCGTCGGCGTCTACGCGGTCGGCCAGTCGATCCCCCATGCGGGCCTCAGCCTGGCCATCGTCATCGGCGGCTATGTCGCCCAGCGGGTCGAGGAGGGGATCTTCCTCTCCCTGTTCAAGCTGGAGATGCACGCCTGGCGGCCGTTCGACAGCTTCTTCCGCCTGATCACCGCCCGCCGGAACCCGAACCTGATCCTGATGACCGCCTGTGTCCTCGTGGGGCGGCCGGACGTCGGCTTCACCCTGGTGGCGGTCTGGACCGCCGTGTGCTTCATCGTGCACGCCATCCAGATCCTGCAGGGCCTGGCCGCGCCCAAGGGCTCCATCCAATCCTGGCTGTCGAAATGA
- a CDS encoding metallophosphoesterase family protein, with protein sequence MSIYRIAHLSDPHLPPPPGAFRWRDVFTKRLLSRIAWRRKRKVHRPEVLAALVADVRAAAPDHVVISGDLTNFASRTEIAAARTWLESLGKPADFTVSPGNHDALTGPDEAERFAAWTPWLGDTGETRFPQVRVRGPVAIFNLCSAVRTAPHLATGRLGEDQLLRLDALLADPTYAGLFRLVVLHHPPHKGAVSKRKALEDQEALRAILARRGADLVLHGHAHESLVGSVPGPDGSAIPILGVPSASAQRGGHSPARWHAIEIEEGAAGDRRVRIVARGVEPGQEGLTELGRYRLADVIS encoded by the coding sequence TTGTCCATATATCGCATCGCGCACCTCTCCGACCCCCACCTGCCGCCGCCGCCGGGCGCGTTTCGGTGGCGCGACGTCTTCACCAAACGCCTGCTCAGCCGCATCGCCTGGCGCCGCAAGCGCAAGGTCCATCGGCCCGAAGTGCTGGCCGCGCTGGTCGCCGACGTGCGGGCCGCCGCCCCCGATCATGTGGTGATCAGCGGCGACCTCACCAACTTTGCTTCGCGTACGGAAATCGCGGCGGCGCGGACGTGGCTGGAATCGCTGGGAAAGCCCGCGGACTTCACCGTCAGCCCCGGCAATCACGACGCCCTAACCGGCCCCGACGAGGCCGAGCGCTTCGCCGCCTGGACGCCCTGGCTGGGCGATACGGGCGAGACCCGTTTCCCGCAGGTGCGGGTGCGCGGCCCCGTGGCGATCTTCAATCTCTGCTCGGCCGTTCGCACCGCGCCGCACCTGGCCACCGGCCGCCTGGGCGAGGACCAGCTGCTGCGCTTGGACGCCCTGCTGGCCGATCCGACCTATGCCGGCCTCTTCCGCTTGGTCGTGCTGCATCACCCGCCGCACAAGGGCGCGGTGTCCAAGCGCAAGGCGCTGGAGGACCAGGAGGCCCTGCGGGCGATCCTGGCGCGGCGCGGCGCGGATCTTGTGCTGCACGGCCACGCCCACGAATCCCTGGTTGGCTCGGTGCCCGGCCCCGATGGCTCGGCCATCCCGATCCTGGGCGTTCCGTCCGCCTCGGCCCAACGGGGCGGCCATTCGCCGGCGCGCTGGCACGCCATCGAGATCGAGGAGGGGGCCGCGGGCGATCGCCGTGTGCGGATCGTGGCCCGGGGCGTCGAACCCGGGCAGGAGGGCCTGACGGAATTGGGCCGCTACCGCTTGGCCGACGTTATTTCGTAG
- a CDS encoding DUF2141 domain-containing protein, with amino-acid sequence MAGTAYAQNAGGQSARNLTDKECVGRKTATRLNVQVGALRSNAGNVVITVYPGDPSRFMAPRGKLARARIKTSAPMSQACFFLPSPADAYAVAVYHDADADGDLDRSPAGMPMEGYGFSNDAPTKFGAPSFDAVRFGVKPVGETTIRVKVRYPATK; translated from the coding sequence ATGGCGGGAACCGCTTACGCCCAAAACGCGGGCGGGCAGAGCGCGCGCAACCTGACGGACAAGGAGTGCGTGGGCCGCAAGACCGCCACGCGGCTGAACGTGCAGGTCGGAGCGCTGCGCTCGAACGCCGGCAATGTGGTGATCACGGTCTATCCGGGCGATCCCAGCCGTTTCATGGCGCCGCGCGGCAAGCTGGCCCGGGCCCGGATCAAGACCTCGGCCCCGATGAGCCAGGCCTGCTTCTTCCTGCCGTCGCCGGCCGACGCCTATGCCGTGGCCGTCTATCACGACGCCGACGCCGACGGCGACCTGGACCGCAGCCCGGCCGGCATGCCGATGGAGGGCTATGGCTTCTCGAACGACGCGCCGACCAAGTTCGGCGCGCCGTCGTTCGACGCGGTGCGCTTCGGCGTGAAGCCGGTCGGCGAGACGACCATCCGCGTCAAGGTGCGCTACCCGGCTACGAAATAA
- a CDS encoding HIT family protein, producing the protein MTNPTALAFGYPGSKIAETDHWLILVRPKQPTFGSLVLVCKEAVQAFSEVSPAAFADLQIAVTGIERLLKARVGYEKINYLMLMMVDKDVHFHVLPRYDGAREHEGQAFPDAGWPAAPALGAAVELTPDAVERLARDFAQAWIQA; encoded by the coding sequence ATGACCAATCCCACCGCCCTGGCGTTCGGCTATCCCGGTTCCAAGATCGCGGAGACCGATCACTGGCTGATTCTCGTCCGCCCGAAGCAACCGACATTTGGGTCTTTGGTCTTGGTGTGCAAGGAAGCCGTCCAGGCGTTCTCCGAGGTGAGTCCCGCCGCTTTCGCGGACCTGCAGATCGCCGTCACGGGGATCGAACGTCTGCTGAAGGCGCGCGTAGGCTACGAGAAGATCAATTACCTAATGCTGATGATGGTCGACAAAGACGTCCATTTCCATGTGCTACCGCGCTACGACGGCGCGCGCGAGCATGAAGGCCAGGCCTTCCCCGACGCCGGCTGGCCCGCCGCGCCTGCCCTGGGCGCCGCCGTCGAGCTGACGCCGGACGCCGTCGAGCGCCTCGCCCGGGATTTCGCGCAAGCCTGGATCCAAGCGTGA